In one Vicia villosa cultivar HV-30 ecotype Madison, WI unplaced genomic scaffold, Vvil1.0 ctg.001961F_1_1, whole genome shotgun sequence genomic region, the following are encoded:
- the LOC131637282 gene encoding uncharacterized protein LOC131637282, whose amino-acid sequence MNKVDKSQVKVLSFLAFLLVITHFLPSSLRPTYLYLIFNILIIALAAQAGLLSAFSEPSQDTKHHVFVSFTQQHAMQEPKEKEASCINSVNSISEEQKVKKVVCVGESKVDKVKRCPSMPSLFYIGDDEEDDLEVNKKEEVEGEDEICGVNGQELFAKAEAFIGNFYKQLKMQREESCAS is encoded by the coding sequence ATGAACAAAGTTGATAAATCTCAAGTTAAAGTTCTCTCTTTCCTAGCTTTTCTCCTTGTGATCACACACTTTTTACCTTCCTCTCTAAGGCCTACTTACCTTTACTTAATCTTCAACATCCTCATCATTGCTCTTGCTGCTCAAGCCGGACTTCTCTCAGCCTTCTCTGAGCCATCACAAGACACAAAACATCATGTTTTTGTGTCTTTTACGCAGCAACATGCAATGCAAGAGCCAAAAGAGAAGGAAGCTTCATGCATAAACAGTGTAAACTCTATCTCAGAAGAACAAAAAGTTAAGAAGGTTGTTTGTGTTGGTGAAAGTAAAGTTGATAAGGTGAAAAGATGTCCATCTATGCCAAGTCTTTTTTATATaggagatgatgaagaagatgatttgGAAGTGAATAAGAAAGAGGAGGTTGAAGGGGAAGATGAGATTTGTGGTGTTAATGGACAAGAACTTTTTGCAAAAGCTGAAGCTTTTATTGGAAACTTCTACAAGCAGTTGAAGATGCAGAGAGAAGAGTCTTGTGCTTCTTAG
- the LOC131637283 gene encoding uncharacterized protein LOC131637283, with protein MNKVDKSQVKVLSFLAFLLMITSFLPSSLRPTYLYLIFNILIIALAAQAGLLTAFSEPSQDTKHHVFVSSTQQHTMQEPKEKEASSINNANSISEEQKVKKVVCVGESKVDKVKKCPSMPSLFYIGDEEDDYEVNKNEEVEVEDEICCVNGQELFAKAEAFIGNFYKQLKMQREESCAS; from the coding sequence ATGAACAAAGTTGATAAATCTCAAGTTAAAGTTCTCTCTTTCCTAGCTTTTCTCCTTATGATCACATCCTTTTTACCTTCCTCTCTAAGACCTACTTACCTTTACTTAATCTTCAACATCCTTATCATTGCACTTGCTGCTCAAGCCGGACTTCTCACAGCCTTCTCCGAGCCTTCACAAGATACAAAACATCATGTTTTTGTGTCTTCTACACAGCAACATACAATGCAAGAGCCAAAAGAGAAGGAAGCTTCAAGCATAAACAATGCAAACTCTATCTCAGAAGAACAAAAAGTCAAGAAGGTTGTTTGTGTTGGTGAAAGTAAAGTTGATAAGGTGAAAAAATGTCCATCTATGCCAAGTCTTTTTTATATAGGAGACGAAGAAGATGATTATGAAGTGAATAAAAATGAGGAGGTTGAAGTAGAAGATGagatttgttgtgttaatggaCAAGAACTTTTTGCAAAAGCTGAGGCTTTTATTGGAAATTTCTACAAGCAGTTGAAGATGCAGAGAGAAGAGTCTTGTGCTTCTTAG